The genomic region AGCATAGAGATGTCATCAATATTGCCTCGATGAGATTGCACGAAAAGCTCACTTTGCACAAACATTCCACCACTGCCACAGCAGGGGTCAAACACGCGCTCCTTGTAAGGCTCTAGCATCGCAATAAGAAGCTACAACGCTTTTTGGAGTGTAAAATTGCCCACCCTTTTTGCCCTCGCTTAATGCAAACTCGCCTAAGAAATATTCAAAAATATGCCCTAAAATATCGCACTTTGCGCAGTCACCCTGCAAAGAGGGATTAGAGAGCAAGTCAATAAGCCACCTAAGCAAATGGAATCTAGATTCTCCTTAGCATAGACTTTGGGCAAAACGCCTTTGAGGCTTGGGTTTTCTGCCTCTATGGTTTGCATTGCATTATCTAAAAAGGTGCCGATGCTGCTTTGCTTGGCGTTTTCCATAATGTAGCCCCAGCGCGCCTTTGGTGGCACGAAAAATGCGTTATACGCAAGGTATTCGTCTCTATATTCAATGTCTCCGCCCTCATTTTGCACTTTCTTAAAAGTGGCTTGGAAGCTATCAGAAATGTATTTTAAGAAAACTAAGCCTAAAACAATGTGCTTGTATTCAGTGGCGTCAATGTTTTTGCGCAGTTTGTCCGCAGATTTAAAAAGTGTTTGAGCTAAAATTTTATGCGTCATTGAGGAGCCTTTTTAAAGTGGAATCCTTTAATTTTGACATAATTTTACTTATAAATAAATGCTTAAAATAAATATACTTTCTATTATGAAAATACTTCTCTAGCAAAAGGCTCAATCCCCTTAGGGATTGGCTGGATTGTTTTGATTATCTGCATTGACACAATACGCGGATACTCCTCCACCTCATGTTTTTATTGCATAATAGCCCTAGTGCTATTTCTCTCCAAAAACAGTCTTAAAAAACTCTGCAAATCTCTGATGAATCGCCCGACCCCTCTTTTCAATATCCTCTTTTAACCAATCTTTTTGAGTGTTATTTGCTAAATCTTGTGCTTCCATGAAATAGGAATTTTTATATTTCTCTTTCTTTTTGTTAAAATATCCATTTCCCGCTTCTATATTTTCTTTCTTTTCAAGTAGCATTTTATTACCAATATGTTCTAAATATACTTTTGCGTCCTCTTCACTCCAACCATTATAGTTTGTATCCTGCCATTTTTTAGGAAAAATATGCTCAATTTCTGCTTTAGCTAAAGTGTAATTCTTCCCATTTTTGTTCCATTGTGTTACTTGTTTTTCGCTATATATTAGCGCATAAACTGCAAGAATATAGCGAACTTGCTTAGGGAGAGCTCTACTAGAAAAATCTAAAAAATTTTCTAGTATAGGCACTTTTAAGTTAGGCAGATTTATACCCGACTCAAAAATACACTCTATATTATTGTTGATAATATTTACATTGGCTTTCATAAAGCCCCAAAATACTCCAGAACTTCCACCCTTTCCATACATAAGCCCTAAAGTATTATAAGCTACAACTTGAGGCAAGACTACATCAAAAATATCGCTATTTTTTTCCTTATCAAATTTATAAAAACACACGCTTACAACCATTTGCCACAATTTATTTTGATAAATATTTAAAACTGCAAAATATTTTTGTGCTTTAGGACTTAAATATTCATAAGGATTACACCAAAATTCACCCAATCTTTGAATAAATTCAAAAGTCTCATTTTGCTTTAATAAATCCTCATTAGCTGCAAAATTTACCTTTTTCTTTTTGGAATTTGCTTTATCTTTTTGTGTCCAAAACTCAAGCACGCTGGGTATAACCGTATCTACTTCCTTATGCTTTGCTCTAATGATATGTTCATATTGGGTAAATAAAAAGCTTATGTCTTCTTTGTTTAGATAGTTTGAATTTTGGATTTTACTTTCTAACTCTTTCCACTCCTTTGCAAATTTATTTTTCTCACCCTCTTCTTTTTTCCTCTCAAAAATCAAGCCTTTAAAAATATCGGCTGGACTTAAAGAAACTCCTCTATTATTTAAGGTATTAAAAATTCTTAAAGCCTTATCGCGCCCATCGCATTCAATGGGCAAAATCACACATGAATCTAATAAACATAAACAAAAGTTTTTCCACTCTGCTGGCTTATTTTTAGCTAATTCATCAATTTTATTTTGAAAGAAAATAAAATTTTTTTCATACAAAGAAAGCTTTTTAGACTCTTTATTAATGTCTAAAATATCTTCAAAAAGATTTTCTAAACTTTCATTATCCAAATCCGTAGCCACCTCACTTTTTAAATGTATTTTTTTAAAATCAATATTCCCTGTTAAAGCATCAATATCCCAAAGACAAGAAGCAAGATTGCTTTTTAATTTATCAATGTTATTTTGCCCTCTTGCCTTTTGGTATAAGGCGCGTATCAAAAGATTTAAAGTCGTTGTGCGTTGTTGTCCATCAATGATATTTTGTCTGCCATTATCTTTATACACTACAACAGAACCTAGAAAATATTCTTCATCTTCGTCTTTGTTTTCAAAAAAATTTAACACATCATCCCAAAGTTGTTCGCATTCATCTTCTGACCAAACATAATTCCTTTGATACATAGGAATTAAAAATTTATTTTTTGATAAATAATCAAAGATGCTTTTCCTCTTCGCTCGCATTTCTGCCATTTTTACTCCCTTTTTTCACAATTTTTGAGAATATTATCATCATTATCTAAAAATATGCTTTCCTCTCCACTCTAATCTGTTTGTGCTTATCGTATTGAATTATTTTTTCCACACAATATGCCCATTGATATTGTGTTTCTCATACACTTTTAACACATCTTCTAAAAAATCCACCAACTCTTTTTCGTTTGTATTTTTTGCAGATTCCAACATTCTTAAAAACATTTTTTTGCCTGTTTCTGTTT from Helicobacter himalayensis harbors:
- a CDS encoding DUF262 domain-containing protein; this translates as MAEMRAKRKSIFDYLSKNKFLIPMYQRNYVWSEDECEQLWDDVLNFFENKDEDEEYFLGSVVVYKDNGRQNIIDGQQRTTTLNLLIRALYQKARGQNNIDKLKSNLASCLWDIDALTGNIDFKKIHLKSEVATDLDNESLENLFEDILDINKESKKLSLYEKNFIFFQNKIDELAKNKPAEWKNFCLCLLDSCVILPIECDGRDKALRIFNTLNNRGVSLSPADIFKGLIFERKKEEGEKNKFAKEWKELESKIQNSNYLNKEDISFLFTQYEHIIRAKHKEVDTVIPSVLEFWTQKDKANSKKKKVNFAANEDLLKQNETFEFIQRLGEFWCNPYEYLSPKAQKYFAVLNIYQNKLWQMVVSVCFYKFDKEKNSDIFDVVLPQVVAYNTLGLMYGKGGSSGVFWGFMKANVNIINNNIECIFESGINLPNLKVPILENFLDFSSRALPKQVRYILAVYALIYSEKQVTQWNKNGKNYTLAKAEIEHIFPKKWQDTNYNGWSEEDAKVYLEHIGNKMLLEKKENIEAGNGYFNKKKEKYKNSYFMEAQDLANNTQKDWLKEDIEKRGRAIHQRFAEFFKTVFGEK